From the Xiphophorus maculatus strain JP 163 A chromosome 20, X_maculatus-5.0-male, whole genome shotgun sequence genome, one window contains:
- the LOC111605848 gene encoding cytosolic 10-formyltetrahydrofolate dehydrogenase-like, with protein RKLYIYIFIQVSLLTSRLVEEVKLRASTCQLQNEDVYMNTTFQDFIQMCVRKLRGEDGEEELVVDYVEKNINNMTVKIPHQLFINGEFVDADGGKTYKTINPTDGTAICEVSLAQISDVDKAVAAAKEAFESGEWGKMNPRDRGRLIYKLADLMEEHQDELATIEAMDSGAVYTLALKTHVGMSIQTFRYFAGWCDKIQGSTIPINQARPNRNLTFTKKEPIGVCAIVIPWNYPLMMLAWKTAACLAAGNTVVLKPAQVTPLTALKFAELAARAGLPKGVVNILPGSGALVGQRLSDHPDVRKLGFTGSTEIGKHIMKSCAVSNVKKVSLELGGKSPLIIFGDCDMDKAVRLGMSSVFFNKGENCIAAGRLFVEETIHDQFLTKVVEEVKKMKIGDPLNRSTDHGPQNHKAHLDKLLEFCQMGIKEGATLVYGGKQVQRPGFFFEPTVFTDVQDHMYIAKEESFGPIMIVSKFKTGEVDDVLRRANATEYGLASGVFTRDISKALYVSERLNAGTVFINTYNKTDVAAPFGGFKQSGFGKDLGQEALNEYLKTKAVTIEY; from the exons AGgaagctttatatatatatttttatacaagtCTCTCTCTTAACCTCCAGGCTTGTTGAGGAAGTGAAGCTTCGCGCCAGCACCTGCCAGCTGCAGAACGAGGACGTCTACATGAACACCACCTTCCAGGATTTCATCCAGATGTGTGTCAGGAAACTACGAGGGGAGGACGGGGAGGAAGAGCTCGTGGTTGACTAT GTGGAAAAGAACATCAACAACATGACGGTAAAGATCCCCCATCAGCTGTTTATCAACGGAGAGTTTGTGGATGCAGATGGCGGAAAGACCTACAAGACCATCAACCCCACTGATGGCACG GCCATCTGTGAAGTGTCTCTGGCCCAGATCAGTGATGTGGACAAAGCAGTCGCTGCTGCTAAGGAGGCGTTCGAATCGGGGGAGTGGGGCAAGATGAACCCAAGGGACAGAGGAAGACTCATCTACAA ACTGGCGGACCTGATGGAGGAACACCAGGATGAGTTAGCTActattgaagctatggactctGGAGCCGTTTACACTTTGGCCCTCAAGACTCATGTGGGCATGTCCATCCAGACGTTCCGTTATTTTGCTGGCTGGTGTGACAAGATCCAG GGCAGCACCATTCCCATCAACCAGGCCAGACCCAATCGTAATCTGACTTTCACCAAGAAGGAGCCAATTGg AGTGTGTGCCATTGTGATTCCGTGGAACTATCCGCTGATGATGCTGGCGTGGAAGACCGCAGCCTGCCTGGCAGCAGGAAACACCGTCGTCCTCAAACCAGCTCAG GTCACTCCGCTTACAGCGCTCAAGTTTGCTGAACTGGCAGCAAGAGCGGGACTGCCCAAAGGGGTGGTTAACATTCTGCCTGGTTCAG GCGCTCTGGTGGGCCAGCGTTTGTCTGACCATCCTGACGTGCGAAAGCTGGGCTTCACGGGTTCTACAGAAATCGGCAAGCACATCATGAAGAG CTGTGCAGTCAGTAATGTCAAGAAGGTTTCCTTGGAGCTCGGAGGAAAATCCCCTCTCATCATCTTCGGTGACTGTGACATGGACAAGGCTGTGCGCCTG GGCATGAGCTCCGTGTTCTTCAACAAAGGAGAGAACTGCATCGCAGCTGGCCGGCTGTTTGTGGAGGAGACCATCCATGACCAGTTTTTGACAAAAGTG gTAGAGGAGGTTAAGAAGATGAAGATTGGCGATCCGTTGAACCGCTCCACAGACCACGGCCCTCAGAATCACAAAGCCCACCTGGACAAACTCTTGGAGTTCTGTCAGATGGGAATAAAGGAGGGAGCCACCCTCGTCTACGGAGGAAAGCAGGTCCAGAGACccg GTTTTTTCTTTGAGCCCACGGTGTTTACTGATGTGCAGGACCACATGTACATCGCTAAGGAAGAGTCATTCGGTCCCATCATGATCGTTTCCAAGTTCAAGACCGG AGAGGTGGACGACGTCCTGAGGAGAGCCAATGCTACGGAGTACGGACTGGCTTCAGGAGTTTTCACCCGGGACATCAGCAAAGCTCTGTATGTGAGCGAGAGGCTCAACGCCGGCACTGTCTTCATCAACACCTACAACAAAACAGATGTGGCCGCGCCCTTTGGAGGCTTTAAGCAGTCCGGATTTGGCAAAGACCTGG GTCAAGAGGCCCTGAATGAATACCTGAAGACAAAAGCAGTGACCATCGAGTATTAA